Proteins from a genomic interval of Stenotrophomonas maltophilia:
- a CDS encoding UPF0149 family protein translates to MTELPSVDDVTRASHELGLGATAAELHGALCGWLAAGGAAGNDWPARVLADDNLPPVADDSVLAQLLQVTIKQLEDRDFAFELLLTDTDDVSAQADAVFSWTRSFLGGFGLGSGGRRPALSEEGEEALTDMASLARASSEDFEAGGDDDDEALSEIEEFIRVAVLLLHGDVVLASRHRQRLN, encoded by the coding sequence ATGACCGAACTTCCCTCCGTCGACGACGTTACCCGCGCCAGCCACGAACTGGGCCTGGGCGCCACCGCTGCCGAGCTGCATGGCGCGCTGTGCGGCTGGCTGGCCGCTGGCGGCGCCGCCGGCAACGACTGGCCGGCGCGCGTGCTGGCCGACGACAACCTGCCGCCGGTGGCCGACGACAGCGTGCTGGCGCAGCTGCTGCAGGTCACCATCAAGCAGCTGGAAGACCGCGACTTCGCCTTCGAACTGCTGCTGACCGACACCGACGACGTGTCCGCGCAGGCCGACGCCGTGTTCAGCTGGACCCGCTCGTTCCTGGGCGGCTTCGGCCTGGGCAGCGGCGGCCGCCGCCCGGCCCTGTCCGAGGAAGGCGAAGAAGCGCTGACCGACATGGCCAGCCTGGCCCGCGCCTCCAGCGAGGATTTCGAGGCCGGTGGCGATGATGATGACGAAGCCCTGTCGGAGATCGAGGAATTCATCCGCGTGGCGGTGCTGCTGCTGCACGGCGACGTGGTGCTGGCCTCGCGCCATCGGCAGCGCCTGAACTGA
- a CDS encoding PilZ domain-containing protein codes for MNTQPPQDTRRAPRRQVSDLVPVTDQMRDCVVGRLGNVSETGMLMLASTPLREDALYQLRFPLPMGDGRQEAIDVGVHLLWSEPAHAPGQSWTGFRFLTLSREHRQLLRQWVGEDSDEGSVSTA; via the coding sequence ATGAACACCCAACCGCCCCAGGACACCCGTCGCGCACCACGCCGGCAGGTCTCGGACCTGGTACCGGTCACCGACCAGATGCGCGACTGCGTGGTGGGTCGCCTTGGCAACGTGTCCGAAACCGGCATGCTGATGCTGGCCAGCACGCCATTGCGCGAGGACGCGCTGTACCAGCTGCGTTTCCCATTGCCGATGGGCGACGGCCGCCAGGAGGCCATCGACGTGGGCGTGCACCTGCTGTGGAGCGAGCCTGCGCACGCCCCCGGGCAGAGCTGGACCGGCTTCCGCTTCCTTACCCTGTCACGCGAACATCGGCAGCTGCTGCGGCAGTGGGTGGGTGAGGACAGCGACGAGGGGTCGGTTTCGACGGCCTGA
- a CDS encoding TIGR02449 family protein has translation MEPADPLAQLQDFAARVEALLERNQRLAEENRSLRHQQEQLVAERSTLLAKNEQARSRVEAMISRLKSLEQHT, from the coding sequence ATGGAACCCGCCGATCCCCTTGCCCAGCTGCAGGACTTCGCCGCCCGCGTGGAAGCGTTGCTTGAACGCAACCAGCGCCTGGCCGAGGAGAACCGCAGCCTGCGCCACCAGCAGGAACAGCTGGTGGCCGAGCGCTCGACGCTGCTGGCCAAGAATGAGCAGGCACGCTCGCGGGTGGAAGCAATGATCAGCCGGCTCAAATCCCTGGAGCAGCACACATGA
- a CDS encoding aminopeptidase P N-terminal domain-containing protein produces MKQRTGIAAGEYKRRRRQLMDMAGEDAILVLPAAAEKVRSLDTHYPFRQDSDFQYLSGFPEPEAVLVLIPGRRHGEAILFCRERDAEREAWDGSRAGQEGAVAQFGMDDAYPIDDLDDILPGLLEGRSRVYYHFGRDADFDLKLIGWVNRVRSQVRHGAQPPHEFLELGHLLHEQRLFKSGAEVALMHRAAQISVRAHLAAMHAAKAGIHEYELQAELERVFRANDAVPAYCSIVGAGRNGCILHYRDNNARSRDGELVLIDAGAEFRGYASDITRTFPVNGRFSAEQRALHDLVGDAQAAALAQARPGVPYEAGHLAAVQTLTEGLLRLGLLKGTLEKNLAEGLYQRFYRHKTGHWIGLDVHDVGDYRLAGDSRLLEPGMAFTIEPGLYIGVDDTTVEPRWRGIGIRTEDDVLITDDGHRVLTEGLARSADEIEAVMAG; encoded by the coding sequence ATCAAGCAGCGCACCGGCATCGCGGCCGGCGAATACAAGCGTCGCCGCCGCCAGCTGATGGACATGGCCGGCGAGGACGCGATCCTGGTGCTGCCGGCCGCGGCCGAGAAGGTGCGCAGCCTCGATACCCATTATCCGTTCCGGCAGGATTCGGACTTCCAGTACCTCAGCGGCTTCCCGGAGCCGGAAGCGGTGCTGGTGCTGATCCCGGGCCGCCGCCACGGCGAGGCCATCCTGTTCTGCCGCGAGCGGGATGCCGAACGCGAGGCCTGGGACGGCAGCCGTGCCGGCCAGGAAGGCGCGGTAGCGCAGTTCGGCATGGACGATGCCTACCCCATCGACGATCTGGACGACATCCTGCCGGGCCTGCTGGAAGGGCGCTCGCGCGTCTACTACCACTTCGGCCGCGATGCCGACTTCGACCTGAAACTGATCGGCTGGGTCAACCGCGTGCGTTCGCAGGTGCGCCATGGTGCGCAGCCACCGCATGAGTTCCTGGAACTGGGCCACCTGCTGCACGAGCAGCGCCTGTTCAAGTCCGGCGCGGAAGTCGCGTTGATGCACCGCGCCGCACAGATCAGCGTGCGTGCGCACCTGGCCGCGATGCATGCAGCGAAGGCGGGCATCCACGAGTACGAACTGCAGGCCGAGCTGGAGCGCGTGTTCCGCGCCAACGATGCCGTGCCAGCGTACTGCAGCATCGTCGGCGCCGGCCGCAACGGCTGCATCCTGCATTACCGCGACAACAACGCGCGTTCGCGCGATGGCGAGCTGGTGCTGATCGATGCCGGTGCCGAGTTCCGCGGCTACGCCAGCGACATCACCCGCACCTTCCCGGTGAATGGCCGCTTCAGCGCCGAGCAGCGTGCGCTGCACGATCTGGTTGGCGACGCGCAGGCCGCTGCACTGGCCCAGGCCAGGCCGGGCGTGCCGTACGAGGCCGGTCACCTCGCGGCGGTGCAGACCCTGACCGAGGGCCTGCTGCGCCTGGGCCTGCTGAAGGGCACGCTGGAAAAGAACCTGGCCGAGGGCCTGTACCAGCGCTTCTACCGGCACAAGACCGGGCACTGGATCGGGCTGGACGTGCATGACGTGGGCGATTACCGCCTGGCGGGCGATTCGCGCCTGCTGGAGCCGGGCATGGCGTTCACCATCGAGCCGGGGCTGTACATCGGCGTGGACGACACGACGGTGGAACCGCGCTGGCGTGGTATCGGCATCCGTACCGAGGATGATGTGCTGATCACCGACGATGGGCATCGGGTGCTGACCGAAGGCCTGGCGCGCAGCGCCGACGAGATCGAAGCGGTGATGGCGGGGTAA
- the pepQ gene encoding Xaa-Pro dipeptidase, with translation MIQQDPGVLYSDHLAVLCRRAEQALARGGFDHLVVPSGTLHYQVFDDRDYPYAVNPQFKAWLPLTRVPNSWIVFTPGKRPAVIFHQPFDYWHVVPDAPSGWWVEHFDIHIIRKPEEALALLPADPSRCAILGEPQSALGNYVPNNPAPVVNYLEWHRGSKTPYEIALMRQAQVLGVRGHRAAEAAFRNGADEFSIHMAYCQAVGQDANELPYGNIVALNEHAAVLHYTELGRKAPQPLRSFLIDAGASAHGYASDITRTYAAHGHDEFAAMIAAVDAAQQQMCAAVRPGFDYKQLHVDAHLSLMGVLKDFGVIKVSPQTALETGVSAAFFPHGIGHLIGLQVHDVAGFAASDEGGRIERPAGHPYLRLTRVLEPGMVVTIEPGLYFIDMLLNEVKDAGHGDAINWDRVDFFRPYGGIRIEDEVLCTDGEADNLTRPEFAAANG, from the coding sequence ATGATCCAGCAAGACCCCGGCGTCCTGTATTCCGACCACCTGGCCGTGCTGTGCCGACGCGCCGAACAGGCGCTGGCCCGCGGCGGCTTCGACCACCTGGTGGTGCCCAGCGGCACCCTGCATTACCAGGTGTTCGACGATCGGGACTACCCGTACGCGGTAAATCCTCAGTTCAAGGCGTGGCTGCCGCTCACCCGCGTGCCCAACAGCTGGATCGTGTTCACCCCGGGCAAGCGCCCGGCGGTGATCTTCCACCAGCCCTTCGATTACTGGCACGTGGTGCCGGACGCGCCCAGCGGCTGGTGGGTGGAGCACTTCGACATCCACATCATCCGCAAGCCCGAAGAGGCGCTGGCCCTGCTGCCGGCCGACCCGTCGCGCTGCGCCATCCTCGGCGAGCCGCAGAGCGCGCTGGGCAACTACGTGCCGAACAACCCGGCGCCGGTGGTGAACTACCTGGAATGGCACCGCGGCAGCAAGACACCGTATGAAATCGCACTGATGCGCCAGGCGCAGGTGCTGGGCGTGCGCGGCCACCGCGCCGCCGAAGCCGCGTTCCGCAATGGCGCCGACGAATTCAGCATCCACATGGCGTACTGCCAGGCCGTCGGCCAGGATGCCAACGAACTGCCCTACGGCAACATCGTGGCCCTGAACGAACATGCCGCCGTGCTGCATTACACCGAGCTGGGCCGCAAGGCACCGCAGCCGCTGCGCAGCTTCCTGATCGATGCCGGCGCCAGCGCGCACGGCTACGCCAGCGACATCACCCGCACGTACGCTGCGCACGGCCACGACGAATTCGCCGCGATGATCGCCGCCGTCGATGCCGCCCAGCAGCAGATGTGCGCCGCAGTACGCCCGGGCTTCGACTACAAGCAGCTGCACGTGGATGCGCACCTGTCGCTGATGGGCGTGCTGAAGGACTTCGGCGTCATCAAGGTCTCGCCGCAGACCGCGCTGGAAACCGGCGTCAGCGCCGCGTTCTTCCCGCACGGCATCGGCCACCTGATCGGTCTGCAGGTGCACGACGTGGCCGGCTTCGCGGCCAGCGACGAAGGCGGCCGCATCGAGCGCCCGGCCGGCCACCCGTACCTGCGCCTGACCCGCGTGCTGGAACCGGGCATGGTGGTGACCATCGAGCCCGGCCTGTACTTCATCGACATGCTGCTGAACGAAGTGAAGGATGCCGGCCATGGCGATGCAATCAACTGGGACCGCGTGGACTTCTTCCGTCCGTATGGCGGCATCCGCATCGAAGACGAAGTGCTGTGCACTGATGGCGAGGCTGACAACCTGACGCGGCCGGAGTTTGCTGCGGCGAACGGCTGA